A genomic window from Gossypium hirsutum isolate 1008001.06 chromosome D12, Gossypium_hirsutum_v2.1, whole genome shotgun sequence includes:
- the LOC121224260 gene encoding uncharacterized protein, with the protein MQTMNPSSLPKLPILLKPFLLSLFLSLFFLAFLASHSYSPLLRLRTALQTPTIPPSRAGNGGASLRIRPGYSSYNAYIERQLNKTLNPKLRKIWTTRDWDRKIRVFARFFQSLKQRNLISNHSKALSIGARVGQEVAAMKLVGVSDSVGIDLVPYPPLVMKGDFHAQPFENQTFDFEFSNVFDHALYPWKFVGEIERTLKPGGVCVLHVAVLRRADKYSANDLYSVQPLVELFKESELLEVSKVDAFGLDTEVVFRKKKKIENS; encoded by the coding sequence ATGCAAACCATGAACCCCTCCTCCTTACCCAAGCTACCGATCCTTCTTAAACCTttccttctttctctctttctttcactCTTCTTCCTAGCCTTTTTAGCCTCCCACTCCTACTCCCCTCTCCTCCGCCTCAGAACCGCCCTTCAGACCCCCACTATCCCACCTTCCAGAGCCGGAAACGGCGGCGCTAGCCTCCGTATACGGCCGGGTTACTCTTCCTACAACGCTTACATCGAGCGTCAGCTCAACAAAACCCTTAACCCAAAACTCCGAAAGATATGGACGACGCGCGATTGGGACAGGAAAATCCGGGTCTTCGCCCGTTTTTTCCAAAGCTTGAAGCAAAGAAACCTCATTTCCAACCATTCCAAGGCGTTGTCTATCGGAGCTAGAGTCGGGCAAGAGGTGGCGGCGATGAAGCTGGTCGGAGTGTCGGACTCGGTCGGCATAGATTTGGTGCCGTACCCTCCGCTTGTAATGAAAGGGGATTTCCATGCACAGCCATTCGAGAACCAGACCTTTGACTTCGAGTTCTCCAACGTGTTCGATCACGCGCTGTACCCGTGGAAGTTTGTTGGGGAGATCGAAAGGACGTTGAAGCCCGGCGGGGTTTGTGTTCTGCACGTGGCGGTGCTGCGGCGGGCGGATAAGTACTCGGCCAATGATTTGTATAGCGTTCAACCATTGGTGGAGTTGTTTAAGGAATCGGAGCTTTTGGAGGTGAGCAAAGTTGATGCATTTGGTCTCGATACTGAGGTTGTTTTtcggaagaagaagaagattgaaAATTCTTAG
- the LOC121224261 gene encoding DNA-(apurinic or apyrimidinic site) endonuclease, whose product MKRFFKPIEKEGSAKKPSLSPSKNGAENGDALPEVDVKKEPLKFLTWNANSLLLRVKSNWPEFSNFVSNLDPDVIAIQEVRMPAAGSKGAPKKPGELKDDTSSSREEKQILMRALSSPPFGNYHVWWSLADTKYAGTALLVKKCLRPLKVSFSLDGTVSKHEPDGRVILAEFETLRILNTYAPNNGWKDEENSFQRRRKWDKRLLEFVVQLSDKPLIWCGDLNVSHEDIDVSHPEFFSAAKMNGYVPPNKEDCGQPGFTLAERKRFGAILKEGRLVDAYRYLHKEKDMECGFSWSGNPIGKYRGKRMRIDYFIVSEKLKERVAECEMHGKGIELEGFYGSDHCPVSLQLSEGCKEDK is encoded by the exons ATGAAGCGATTCTTCAAACCCATCGAGAAGGAAGGCTCTGCCAAGAAGCCCTCGCTTTCTCCTTCCAAAAATGGCGCTGAAAACGGCGATGCGCTACCTGAAGTGGACGTCAAGAAAGAGCCATTGAAGTTCCTCACATGGAACGCTAACAGTTTGCTTCTTCGAGTCAAGTCCAATTGGCCCGAATTCTCCAATTTCGTTTCCAATCTCGACCCTGATGTCATCGCTATACAG GAAGTAAGGATGCCAGCTGCTGGTTCAAAAGGTGCACCTAAAAAGCCAGGAGAGTTAAAAGATGATACTAGCTCCTCCAGAGAAGAAAAGCAG ATATTGATGCGCGCTCTTTCTAGTCCACCATTTGGAAATTATCATGTTTGGTGGTCTCTGGCTGACACAAAATATGCAGGCACTGCATTGTTAGTAAAGAAGTGTCTTCGACCATTAAAAGTTTCTTTTTCTCTTGATGGAACAG TTTCGAAGCATGAACCAGATGGCCGGGTTATTTTAGCTGAATTTGAGACACTCCGCATATTGAATACATATGCACCGAACAATGGTTGGAAAGATGAGGAAAATTCTTTCCAGCGGAGAAGAAAGTGGGATAAAAGGCTTCTAGAGTTTGTTGTGCAATTGTCAGATAAACCTCTTATTTGGTGTGGAGATTTGAATGTTAG CCATGAGGATATCGATGTGAGTCATCCAGAATTCTTCAGTGCAGCAAAGATGAATGGTTATGTTCCTCCAAATAAAGAG GATTGTGGGCAGCCAGGATTTACCTTAGCTGAGAGGAAGCGCTTTGGGGCAATATTGAAAGA GGGAAGGTTAGTAGACGCGTATAGATACCTGCACAAGGAGAAGGACATGGAATGTGGGTTTTCATGGTCGGGGAACCCCATTGGGAA GTATCGAGGAAAACGAATGAGAATAGACTATTTCATTGTTTCAGAGAAGCTCAAGGAAAGAGTTGCTGAATGTGAAATGCATGGGAAAGGGATTGAATTAGAAG GTTTCTATGGGAGTGACCATTGCCCTGTTTCCTTGCAACTTTCAGAGGGGTGCAAAGAAGACAAATGA
- the LOC121224262 gene encoding zinc finger CCCH domain-containing protein 43 isoform X1 produces MSQSEETPVPDAMPTDSTSHLGLQSPDPGSTSSPDLSPYDLNHSAVETEHEESSLQQQLQNLDLKEEEVKTDRKDDGERESNNDADGNAAEDEDGENEEERNDNEIDGENVKKSEGKRSHYPVRPDAESCAYYMKTGLCKFGYNCKFNHPIRRTTQAVKEKVKEEVESTEKPSQTECKYYLRTGGCKFGNACRFNHSTAKSSTSPILELNFLGLPIRQGEKECPYYMRNGSCKYGANCRFNHPDPTAAGACDPTSGYGNGGSVSPQAASQVNMLPWSSPRALNETAAYIPILFSPPQVVPPPNPEWNGYQTTVYPPPEGSLHPAPAYVMNNPATETAVYTHNQPQMVADEFPARPGQPECSYFLKTGDCKFKSNCKYHHPKNRVAKMAPCVLSDKGLPLRPDQTICSHYSRYGICKFGPACKFDHSKQEAPSTMAMAGLDQPPPFSHSAATEQTAIAAGTDTAVQQPV; encoded by the exons ATGTCACAATCTGAAGAAACTCCTGTCCCTGACGCTATGCCTACCGATTCAACCTCTCACTTAGGGCTTCAATCTCCCGATCCGGGTTCTACTTCGAGTCCCGACCTCTCACCGTATGATCTTAATCACTCCGCTGTAGAAACCGAGCACGAAGAAAGCAGTCTCCAACAGCAGCTCCAGAATCTCGATTTGAAGGAGGAAGAAGTGAAGACTGATAGGAAAGATGACGGAGAGAGAGAAAGCAACAACGATGCCGACGGAAACGCTGCTGAAGACGAGGACGGCGAGAATGAGGAAGAAAGAAACGATAACGAGATTGATGGTGAAAACGTGAAGAAAAGTGAAGGAAAGAGGTCGCATTATCCGGTGAGACCGGATGCAGAGAGTTGCGCTTATTATATGAAGACTGGACTTTGCAAGTTTGGATATAATTGCAAGTTTAATCACCCTATTCGAAGGACGACCCAG GCTGTTAAGGAAAAGGTCAAGGAAGAAGTTGAATCAACAGAGAAACCTAGCCAGACAGAATGTAAG TACTACCTAAGAACTGGTGGATGTAAGTTTGGGAATGCTTGTAGGTTCAACCACTCAACAGCTAAATCTTCAACGAGTCCAATTTTAGAGCTTAACTTTCTTGGGTTGCCTATCCGACAG GGGGAGAAAGAATGCCCCTATTACATGCGTAATGGGTCCTGCAAGTATGGAGCCAACTGCAGGTTTAATCATCCTGATCCTACAGCTGCTGGGGCTTGTGACCCAACTTCCGGATATGGTAATGGTGGATCTGTTTCACCTCAAGCTGCATCACAAGTGAATATGTTGCCCTGGTCATCACCTAGGGCATTGAATGAGACTGCTGCCTATATACCGATTTTGTTTTCACCTCCGCAAGTTGTTCCGCCACCAAACCCAGAATGGAATGGGTATCAG ACAACTGTGTACCCCCCACCAGAAGGGAGTTTGCATCCAGCCCCAGCATATGTCATGAACAACCCGGCAACTGAAACCGCTGTCTATACTCATAACCAGCCTCAGATGGTGGCTGATGAATTCCCTGCACGGCCTGGCCAACCTGAGTGTAGTTACTTCCTGAAAACTGGGGACTGTAAGTTTAAATCTAATTGCAAATATCATCATCCAAAAAATAGAGTTGCAAAGATGGCTCCATGTGTTCTCAGTGACAAGGGATTGCCACTCAGACCT GATCAAACCATCTGCTCACACTATAGCCGCTATGGTATTTGCAAGTTTGGACCAGCCTGTAAATTTGACCATTCAAAACAGGAAGCTCCATCAACAATGGCAATGGCCGGACTGGATCAGCCTCCACCATTCAGCCATTCTGCTGCTACAGAACAAACCGCAATCGCCGCTGGTACTGATACTGCAGTTCAGCAGCCTGTGTAA
- the LOC121224262 gene encoding zinc finger CCCH domain-containing protein 43 isoform X2: protein MRNGSCKYGANCRFNHPDPTAAGACDPTSGYGNGGSVSPQAASQVNMLPWSSPRALNETAAYIPILFSPPQVVPPPNPEWNGYQTTVYPPPEGSLHPAPAYVMNNPATETAVYTHNQPQMVADEFPARPGQPECSYFLKTGDCKFKSNCKYHHPKNRVAKMAPCVLSDKGLPLRPDQTICSHYSRYGICKFGPACKFDHSKQEAPSTMAMAGLDQPPPFSHSAATEQTAIAAGTDTAVQQPV from the exons ATGCGTAATGGGTCCTGCAAGTATGGAGCCAACTGCAGGTTTAATCATCCTGATCCTACAGCTGCTGGGGCTTGTGACCCAACTTCCGGATATGGTAATGGTGGATCTGTTTCACCTCAAGCTGCATCACAAGTGAATATGTTGCCCTGGTCATCACCTAGGGCATTGAATGAGACTGCTGCCTATATACCGATTTTGTTTTCACCTCCGCAAGTTGTTCCGCCACCAAACCCAGAATGGAATGGGTATCAG ACAACTGTGTACCCCCCACCAGAAGGGAGTTTGCATCCAGCCCCAGCATATGTCATGAACAACCCGGCAACTGAAACCGCTGTCTATACTCATAACCAGCCTCAGATGGTGGCTGATGAATTCCCTGCACGGCCTGGCCAACCTGAGTGTAGTTACTTCCTGAAAACTGGGGACTGTAAGTTTAAATCTAATTGCAAATATCATCATCCAAAAAATAGAGTTGCAAAGATGGCTCCATGTGTTCTCAGTGACAAGGGATTGCCACTCAGACCT GATCAAACCATCTGCTCACACTATAGCCGCTATGGTATTTGCAAGTTTGGACCAGCCTGTAAATTTGACCATTCAAAACAGGAAGCTCCATCAACAATGGCAATGGCCGGACTGGATCAGCCTCCACCATTCAGCCATTCTGCTGCTACAGAACAAACCGCAATCGCCGCTGGTACTGATACTGCAGTTCAGCAGCCTGTGTAA
- the LOC121224263 gene encoding protein NOI4: protein MAEKGKALPKFGEWDLKDPATADGFTVIFNKARNEKKTRATAPPPPSIVPQKVDIVNKPPPSPPKTKCFCFVRV from the exons ATGGCG GAAAAAGGGAAAGCGTTGCCAAAGTTTGGGGAGTGGGACTTGAAGGATCCAGCAACGGCAGATGGATTTACGGTGATATTCAACAAAGCTAGAAATGAGAAGAAAACCAGAGCTACTGCTCCTCCTCCTCCTAGTATTGTCCCTCAAAAAGTTGATATTGTCAATAAACCTCCCCCTTCTCCTCCTAAg aCCAAATGCTTTTGCTTTGTTAGAGTTTAA